In Anaerolineales bacterium, one DNA window encodes the following:
- a CDS encoding electron transfer flavoprotein subunit alpha/FixB family protein, whose amino-acid sequence MKTFVYVDHFKGEVQPSSWEALGLAKSFGTAVALVFGSGVDDVAKAALEFGADEVLVAEEASLTDYRAETYASTLSALASSHNPDLILFPTTARTREMAAMAAVDLNTGVLTDLMGLEVSGESFVATRPIYEGKVLEKTTCSAKPVMATIRGRAFPKPNQEAGRSGTITKVEAKGEAKSTVEGYSASESAVNLGDAGVIVSGGRGVSNNPSLTPPDGMDEKQAEVWRAQQGFALITGLAQLLGGAVGASRAAVDGGYVTYAHQVGQTGKVVAPDLYIAAGISGAIQHLVGMRNAKVIVAINKDADAPIFKQARYGVVGDLFQILPALTEAMKKKLGK is encoded by the coding sequence ATGAAAACGTTTGTCTATGTTGACCACTTCAAAGGCGAAGTGCAGCCCTCCTCGTGGGAGGCGCTGGGTCTCGCAAAAAGTTTCGGCACGGCGGTTGCGCTGGTCTTCGGTTCTGGCGTGGATGATGTCGCGAAAGCGGCGCTGGAATTTGGCGCGGATGAAGTCCTCGTCGCGGAGGAGGCCTCGCTGACAGATTACCGCGCTGAGACGTATGCCTCCACCCTTTCCGCGCTCGCTTCATCTCATAACCCTGACTTGATCCTGTTCCCGACAACCGCCCGCACCCGTGAAATGGCTGCGATGGCGGCTGTGGATTTGAATACAGGTGTTTTGACGGATCTCATGGGGCTTGAAGTAAGTGGCGAATCCTTCGTCGCGACTCGTCCCATTTACGAAGGTAAAGTGTTGGAAAAGACCACCTGCTCTGCCAAGCCTGTAATGGCAACCATCCGCGGACGCGCCTTCCCGAAACCGAACCAGGAAGCAGGCAGGAGCGGAACGATCACCAAAGTCGAAGCCAAGGGCGAAGCGAAATCCACCGTGGAAGGTTACTCCGCATCGGAAAGCGCAGTTAACCTCGGCGATGCGGGTGTCATCGTCTCCGGCGGACGCGGCGTCTCGAACAACCCGTCCCTCACCCCGCCCGATGGCATGGATGAAAAACAAGCCGAAGTCTGGCGCGCACAGCAGGGCTTTGCGCTCATCACTGGACTTGCGCAATTGCTCGGCGGCGCTGTCGGCGCATCCCGTGCAGCGGTGGATGGCGGGTACGTCACCTACGCCCACCAGGTTGGTCAGACGGGCAAAGTTGTCGCCCCGGACCTGTACATTGCGGCGGGCATCTCCGGCGCGATCCAGCATCTGGTCGGCATGCGCAATGCCAAGGTGATTGTGGCAATCAATAAAGATGCCGATGCACCCATCTTCAAACAAGCCCGCTACGGCGTGGTCGGTGACCTGTTCCAGATATTGCCTGCGTTGACAGAAGCGATGAAGAAGAAACTTGGCAAGTAA
- a CDS encoding electron transfer flavoprotein subunit beta/FixA family protein, producing MKIIACIKQVPDSEAKVKAEDGQVTWGDAPLVINPFDEYAVEGALQQKEALGGTVTALCVGPESAKEALKHALAMGADEAILVSDPALENIDTVGAAKVLAAAIQKIGEADMVMFGRQTLDNGAGLTPAQTARVLGYPMLGWVGQIKVEGGSVQVERVLEEGRQIVKANLPAVLSLVQSIGEPRYPSFMGIRKASKATIPVWSLSDLGISAPAPVVTRAELMNPPMQETAIEMITGETPAEIAEKLADKIIAEKVL from the coding sequence TTGAAAATCATCGCATGTATCAAGCAGGTCCCCGACTCGGAGGCGAAAGTCAAAGCCGAGGACGGGCAGGTCACGTGGGGGGACGCGCCGCTGGTCATCAACCCGTTCGACGAGTACGCGGTCGAAGGCGCGCTTCAGCAAAAGGAAGCTCTGGGCGGAACGGTCACTGCCTTGTGTGTCGGACCCGAATCCGCGAAGGAGGCGCTCAAACACGCCCTCGCCATGGGCGCGGATGAAGCCATCCTTGTCTCCGACCCCGCGCTCGAAAACATCGACACCGTTGGCGCGGCGAAGGTGCTGGCGGCGGCGATCCAGAAGATTGGCGAAGCGGATATGGTCATGTTTGGCCGGCAGACCCTCGACAATGGCGCGGGTCTCACCCCGGCTCAAACGGCCAGAGTCCTTGGATATCCAATGCTTGGGTGGGTGGGGCAGATCAAGGTCGAGGGTGGAAGCGTGCAAGTCGAACGAGTCCTCGAAGAGGGCAGGCAGATCGTCAAGGCGAACCTCCCGGCCGTCTTGAGTCTGGTCCAAAGCATCGGCGAGCCGCGCTACCCGTCGTTCATGGGTATCCGCAAAGCGTCGAAGGCGACCATCCCTGTGTGGTCATTGAGCGACCTCGGAATTTCCGCGCCTGCGCCTGTCGTCACACGGGCAGAGTTGATGAACCCGCCCATGCAGGAAACCGCCATCGAAATGATCACGGGCGAAACCCCCGCCGAGATCGCCGAAAAACTTGCCGATAAAATCATCGCGGAGAAAGTGCTATGA
- a CDS encoding IS5 family transposase (programmed frameshift) translates to MNYKTIAHLKGSDFKRLTGVQRETFEQMLTVIEKGLRDFGRPPKLSRADQLLMTLMYWREYRTEFHIAQSYGVSEATVCRTIRKVEEALVRSKKFRLPGKKALQASDTVFEVVLVDVSEQPVERPKKGQKRHYSGKKKRHTQKAQVMADRKSTQIITTAFSHGSKHDFQLFKDDACEFSEHLRILADAGYQGLMEFHQNSQTPFKKSKYHALTKREKQSNRSLARKRIVIEHIFRKLKVFRILSERYRNRRKRFALRFNLIAAIYNLELNSI, encoded by the exons ATGAACTATAAGACAATCGCACATCTCAAAGGTAGTGACTTCAAACGGCTAACTGGCGTCCAGCGCGAAACCTTCGAGCAGATGCTCACAGTCATTGAGAAAGGGCTGCGAGACTTCGGGAGACCGCCAAAACTGAGCCGAGCCGATCAGTTGTTGATGACCTTGATGTACTGGCGAGAATATCGCACAGAATTTCATATTGCGCAATCCTATGGTGTCAGTGAAGCAACCGTTTGCCGCACCATTCGCAAGGTAGAGGAGGCCTTAGTCCGTTCAAAAAAGTTTCGTTTGCCTGGCAAAAAGGCACTCCAAGCCAGTGACACGGTGTTCGAGGTAGTGCTGGTTGATGTCAGCGAACAGCCAGTGGAACGTCCAAAAAAAG GCCAAAAACGGCATTACAGTGGCAAAAAGAAGCGTCACACCCAAAAAGCGCAGGTGATGGCTGATCGAAAAAGTACCCAAATCATAACCACCGCCTTTAGTCATGGAAGCAAACACGACTTCCAACTGTTCAAAGACGATGCCTGTGAGTTCTCTGAACATCTGCGTATTCTGGCAGATGCGGGCTATCAAGGATTGATGGAGTTTCATCAGAACAGTCAAACACCCTTCAAGAAATCCAAATACCATGCTCTGACGAAACGAGAGAAACAGAGCAATCGAAGCTTGGCACGGAAACGGATTGTGATTGAGCATATATTCCGTAAGTTGAAAGTGTTTCGCATTTTGAGCGAGAGGTATCGCAATCGTAGAAAGAGATTTGCTTTGCGCTTCAACCTGATTGCTGCTATTTACAACCTTGAACTCAACTCAATTTGA
- the gyrA gene encoding DNA gyrase subunit A, whose translation MAEETMIAGNIESVDIDAQMRSAYLDYAMSVIVARALPDARDGLKPVHRRILYAMHELGIRSNSSYKKSARIVGEVLGKYHPHGDSAVYESMARMAQDFSLRYLLVDGQGNFGSVDGDAPAAMRYTEARLQKMAEELLADLEKDTVDFGPNFDESLEEPLVLPARLPNLLLNGASGIAVGMATNIPPQNLRELVGAINHLIDNYHKIEDVTVDDLMKFVLGPDFPTGGMIVGTEGILSAYGTGRGRIVMRGVAHIEETKAGRYQINITEIPYQVNKSTLIERIAELVREDKIDQISDLRDESDQRGMSIVIELKRSAQPKKVLNQLYKYTALQSTFGVQMLALVDGEPRTLPLKRMLQIFIEHRQTVIVRRSNFELAKARARQHILDGYLIALNNIDAVIKTIREAEDVDVAKVNLMKRFKLSELQAQAILDMQLRRLAALERWKIEQEHKQVRETIEHLEDLLAHPKKILALIKSDLLELAEKYGDDRRTRIAAEAKEDIHDEDLVADESVLISITERGYIKRVAASAFRSQSRGGRGVMGHTTKEEDEVVMLIPARTLNTMLFFSDKGKVYSEKVYQIPDSDRATKGIPLVNVLSLDPSEKVTAAMAVGEFSPNTFCMMMTGRARIKRVSMEEFASVRPSGLIAMSLEEGDQLGWARLTSGKDDIIIVTENGQALRFNETKVRAMGRQAAGVVGIRLKKGDSVTSMDVVEKDGALLVVTSKGFGKQTPLTEYTSKGRATGGISTIDQKAIKEIGRIAAARVVQKDDDLTMMTANGVTLRLKVKDVKQSGRATRGVHLIKPQAGDEVASMARISADDLKKAGAQVNENVQVEEQPKLV comes from the coding sequence ATGGCTGAAGAAACCATGATCGCAGGCAACATCGAATCCGTTGATATCGACGCCCAGATGCGTTCCGCCTACCTGGATTACGCCATGAGCGTGATCGTCGCGCGCGCCCTGCCCGATGCCCGCGACGGCTTGAAACCCGTCCACCGCCGCATTTTATACGCCATGCACGAGTTGGGCATCCGCTCGAACTCGTCCTACAAGAAGTCCGCGCGTATTGTGGGTGAAGTGCTGGGTAAATACCACCCGCACGGAGACTCGGCCGTGTATGAATCGATGGCACGCATGGCACAGGATTTTTCCCTGCGCTACCTGCTGGTGGACGGTCAGGGTAACTTCGGGTCGGTGGATGGCGACGCTCCAGCCGCGATGCGGTACACCGAGGCACGCCTGCAAAAAATGGCGGAGGAATTGCTGGCGGACCTCGAAAAAGACACCGTGGATTTCGGTCCAAACTTCGATGAATCGCTCGAAGAGCCGCTCGTCCTGCCCGCGCGTTTGCCAAACCTTTTGCTGAACGGCGCTTCCGGCATCGCTGTGGGGATGGCCACCAACATCCCGCCGCAGAATTTACGCGAACTGGTCGGTGCCATCAATCACCTGATCGACAATTACCACAAAATCGAGGATGTCACGGTTGACGATTTGATGAAATTCGTGCTCGGTCCGGATTTCCCCACCGGCGGCATGATCGTCGGGACGGAGGGAATTCTCTCGGCCTATGGAACAGGCAGAGGCCGGATCGTGATGCGCGGTGTCGCTCACATCGAAGAGACCAAGGCCGGGCGTTATCAGATCAACATCACGGAAATCCCGTATCAGGTCAATAAATCCACACTGATCGAACGCATCGCGGAACTCGTCCGTGAGGACAAGATCGATCAAATCTCGGACCTGCGGGATGAATCCGACCAGCGCGGCATGAGCATTGTCATCGAGTTGAAACGCAGCGCGCAGCCCAAAAAGGTTTTGAACCAGCTTTATAAATATACGGCGCTGCAATCCACCTTTGGCGTGCAGATGCTTGCGCTTGTGGATGGCGAGCCGCGCACCCTGCCGCTTAAACGCATGCTGCAGATCTTCATCGAGCATCGCCAGACGGTCATTGTTCGCCGCTCCAATTTCGAACTGGCAAAGGCGCGCGCCCGCCAGCATATTTTGGACGGCTATTTGATCGCGTTGAACAATATCGATGCGGTCATCAAGACCATCCGCGAGGCGGAGGACGTGGACGTCGCCAAGGTCAACTTGATGAAACGTTTCAAACTGAGCGAGTTGCAGGCGCAGGCGATTTTGGATATGCAGCTGCGCCGCCTGGCCGCACTGGAACGCTGGAAGATCGAGCAGGAACACAAGCAGGTGCGTGAAACGATCGAACATCTTGAAGACCTGCTCGCTCATCCAAAGAAGATCCTTGCGCTCATAAAATCAGACCTGCTCGAACTGGCCGAAAAATACGGAGATGACCGCCGCACACGCATTGCCGCCGAGGCAAAGGAGGATATCCACGATGAAGACCTGGTGGCGGATGAATCCGTGCTGATCAGCATTACCGAGCGCGGATACATCAAACGCGTTGCCGCGTCTGCATTCCGCTCACAAAGCCGCGGCGGACGCGGCGTGATGGGGCACACGACCAAGGAAGAGGACGAAGTGGTCATGCTCATCCCGGCCCGCACGTTGAACACGATGTTGTTCTTCTCGGATAAAGGCAAGGTGTATTCCGAGAAGGTGTATCAAATCCCTGACTCGGACCGTGCCACGAAAGGCATTCCGCTGGTCAACGTGCTGTCGCTCGATCCCAGTGAAAAGGTGACAGCGGCAATGGCCGTGGGTGAATTCTCGCCGAACACGTTTTGTATGATGATGACCGGGCGCGCCAGGATCAAACGCGTTTCCATGGAGGAATTCGCATCCGTTCGCCCCTCGGGCTTGATCGCCATGTCTCTGGAAGAGGGCGACCAGCTGGGCTGGGCACGCCTGACATCAGGCAAAGATGACATCATCATCGTCACTGAGAATGGACAGGCGCTGCGCTTCAATGAAACGAAAGTCCGCGCCATGGGACGTCAGGCCGCAGGGGTGGTGGGTATCCGCCTGAAGAAAGGCGACTCGGTCACCAGCATGGATGTGGTCGAAAAGGATGGCGCTTTACTGGTCGTCACCAGCAAGGGCTTTGGGAAACAAACCCCGCTGACCGAATACACCTCCAAGGGACGCGCAACGGGCGGCATCTCCACCATTGATCAAAAGGCAATCAAGGAGATCGGCAGGATCGCCGCCGCGCGCGTGGTGCAAAAAGATGATGACCTGACGATGATGACAGCCAACGGCGTGACCCTGCGCCTCAAAGTGAAGGATGTAAAACAATCAGGGCGCGCAACCAGAGGCGTGCACCTGATCAAGCCGCAGGCGGGCGATGAGGTGGCCTCCATGGCACGCATCTCGGCGGATGATCTCAAAAAGGCGGGCGCACAGGTGAATGAGAACGTGCAGGTGGAAGAACAGCCGAAGTTGGTATAA
- a CDS encoding biotin--[acetyl-CoA-carboxylase] ligase, with protein MNQYALQKVLSKSNIGELRYFDSIGSTNDEALAWAAGGAKDLSIVIADEQTQGRGRLNRKWFTPKGSALAFSIILRPSASLRPHLSRTVGLAALSIAGACLTHGLAPRIKWPNDILLNGKKTAGILIETVWSGADVDSLVIGVGVNVYKPSVPPPDLLHFPATSLEDELGGEPPAREEILREILSAFISWRERMDTNELIKAWEQILAFRGEQVQVQAGGGSVLEGEAPISGRLLGLETDGSLRLRDMHDKSVIVRFGDVSLRPTA; from the coding sequence ATGAACCAATACGCCCTCCAAAAAGTACTTTCCAAATCGAACATTGGTGAGCTGCGTTATTTTGATTCGATTGGCTCCACGAACGATGAGGCTCTGGCTTGGGCGGCTGGCGGGGCCAAAGACCTGTCCATTGTGATTGCGGACGAACAGACGCAGGGACGCGGCAGGCTCAACCGAAAGTGGTTCACGCCAAAGGGAAGCGCGCTCGCCTTCAGCATCATCCTGCGCCCATCCGCCTCCCTGCGCCCGCATCTCTCGCGGACGGTTGGGCTGGCAGCGCTTTCCATTGCAGGTGCCTGTCTGACGCATGGTCTTGCCCCGCGCATCAAATGGCCCAACGATATTCTGTTGAACGGCAAAAAGACGGCAGGCATCCTCATTGAAACGGTCTGGTCCGGTGCTGACGTGGATTCGCTTGTCATTGGCGTGGGGGTAAACGTGTATAAACCCTCCGTGCCGCCGCCGGACCTGCTGCACTTCCCTGCAACGAGTCTCGAAGATGAGCTTGGGGGGGAGCCGCCCGCCCGTGAGGAGATTCTGCGTGAAATCTTAAGCGCATTCATTTCCTGGCGCGAACGTATGGACACGAATGAGTTGATCAAAGCCTGGGAGCAGATTCTTGCTTTTCGCGGCGAGCAGGTTCAGGTCCAGGCTGGAGGCGGCAGTGTCCTTGAAGGGGAAGCTCCGATCAGCGGCAGGCTGCTCGGACTTGAAACAGATGGCAGTTTGCGTCTGCGGGACATGCACGACAAATCCGTTATCGTCCGTTTTGGAGATGTCAGCCTGCGCCCGACGGCGTGA